A DNA window from Candidatus Vicinibacter affinis contains the following coding sequences:
- a CDS encoding aminoacetone oxidase family FAD-binding enzyme, translating into MTTPLISNFDLVVIGGGAAGFFAAIQFAEMRPASRIAILEAGVESLSKVRISGGGRCNVTHACFDPEELVKYYPRGNKELLGPFYHFGPQQTVDWFTAHGVSLKTESDGRMFPVSNKSQSITDCFEHCIKQYGIRLLLKKRAQEIKWVEEDELWKINTDAEIFQSRFLLVSSGSDQRSWEILKSMGHTLIQPVPSLFTFKIKDEVLNTLAGLSVPHATVKILNTKFSEEGPVLITHWGLSGPGILKLSAWAARELFERNYEFSISVNWIHSAESTTLESLLNFKNKNPKKLVCAHGLFDIPLRLWKYFCAQAGIADVKNWADTQLKEITYLSKLLCNQIFEIKGKTTFKEEFVTAGGVALQEINFKTFESKKCKNLFLAGEVLNIDALTGGFNFQAAWTGAAIAAEEMGKRMREFENELMS; encoded by the coding sequence ATGACAACACCCCTCATAAGTAATTTTGACTTGGTGGTCATCGGCGGCGGTGCAGCAGGATTTTTTGCAGCCATCCAATTTGCAGAAATGAGACCGGCATCCCGCATTGCCATCCTTGAAGCGGGGGTGGAATCTTTGTCAAAAGTGCGCATCTCTGGTGGTGGAAGATGCAATGTAACACACGCTTGTTTCGACCCGGAGGAGTTGGTCAAATATTATCCTCGAGGGAACAAAGAACTTCTTGGTCCGTTTTACCATTTCGGTCCTCAGCAAACAGTTGATTGGTTTACCGCACACGGGGTGTCCTTGAAGACAGAAAGTGATGGAAGAATGTTTCCGGTAAGCAACAAATCACAGAGTATTACAGATTGTTTTGAACATTGCATTAAGCAATACGGGATCAGACTTTTATTAAAAAAACGTGCACAAGAAATTAAATGGGTTGAGGAGGATGAACTTTGGAAGATCAATACAGATGCTGAAATATTTCAATCAAGATTCTTGTTGGTATCCAGCGGCAGTGACCAGCGCAGTTGGGAAATTTTAAAAAGCATGGGACATACTTTGATCCAACCAGTACCTTCCCTCTTCACTTTTAAAATTAAAGACGAAGTTCTGAATACCTTAGCCGGCCTCAGTGTCCCACATGCAACTGTTAAAATATTGAATACAAAATTTTCAGAAGAAGGACCTGTGCTGATCACCCATTGGGGACTGAGTGGTCCCGGAATTTTAAAACTCTCCGCATGGGCAGCCAGAGAATTATTTGAACGCAATTACGAATTTTCAATATCCGTAAATTGGATTCATTCTGCTGAAAGCACCACACTCGAATCCCTCTTAAATTTTAAAAACAAGAATCCTAAAAAATTAGTTTGCGCCCATGGATTGTTCGATATACCCTTGCGCCTATGGAAATACTTTTGCGCTCAAGCCGGTATAGCAGACGTTAAAAATTGGGCCGATACGCAACTTAAAGAAATTACTTACCTGAGCAAACTGCTTTGCAATCAGATTTTTGAAATCAAAGGAAAAACAACCTTTAAAGAAGAATTTGTAACAGCCGGAGGCGTAGCCTTACAGGAAATAAATTTCAAAACATTTGAAAGCAAAAAATGCAAAAATCTATTTCTCGCCGGAGAAGTGCTCAACATTGATGCCCTCACAGGTGGATTTAATTTTCAGGCAGCCTGGACCGGTGCAGCGATCGCAGCAGAAGAAATGGGGAAGAGAATGAGAGAATTTGAAAATGAGTTAATGAGCTAA
- a CDS encoding insulinase family protein, whose amino-acid sequence MINQVIERALPYHRTHLANGLTLIVVPDQTTMMACVCILYRVGSRDEKENKTGLAHLFEHLMFSNCGKEVDFDEIMQNAGGESNAFTTPDTTQYYNIAPSSQLELMLQLEAHRMNGFKIKRKEFEIQQRVVIEEFSEHYLNNPYGLFSHYLMAMCYEVHPYKWPVIGRNQEEIAGLEFKDADEFYHTYYNPSNAVLVVTGNVNPKEVEQMVARHFGDISSGVRNQNKYAQEPPQNQKRIRTVPGEYPEEALYIGMHASARNTKEFYALDFLTDILSEGRSSLLYSKLRKEKMLFSNIDCYLSSTTDPGIILLEGKLRNGVKVSDGEAAFWEIIEQLKSHELSDHDWQKYMNKNESAYLFSQVGVVNQALNYSYAEWLGDINLVLNELEHYRSLTKEDLQAALLKYFNADQANYLYLTNSQ is encoded by the coding sequence TTGATAAATCAAGTCATCGAACGCGCACTTCCGTATCATCGCACACATCTGGCTAATGGGCTTACGCTTATAGTGGTGCCGGACCAGACCACTATGATGGCTTGTGTTTGTATCTTATATCGTGTGGGATCCAGAGACGAAAAAGAAAATAAAACAGGCCTGGCCCATTTGTTTGAACATCTTATGTTTTCCAATTGTGGCAAAGAGGTTGATTTTGATGAGATCATGCAAAATGCAGGAGGGGAGAGCAACGCCTTTACAACACCGGACACCACTCAGTATTACAACATAGCCCCATCCTCTCAACTGGAACTCATGCTCCAACTGGAAGCACATCGCATGAATGGTTTCAAAATAAAGCGCAAGGAATTTGAAATTCAACAGCGAGTGGTGATTGAAGAATTTTCTGAACATTATCTGAACAATCCTTATGGATTATTTTCTCATTACCTGATGGCCATGTGTTATGAAGTACACCCATATAAATGGCCGGTGATCGGAAGAAATCAGGAAGAGATTGCGGGATTGGAATTTAAAGATGCTGATGAGTTTTATCACACTTATTATAATCCTTCCAATGCAGTGCTAGTAGTAACTGGAAATGTTAATCCCAAAGAGGTTGAACAGATGGTGGCCAGGCATTTTGGCGACATATCTTCGGGAGTCAGGAATCAAAATAAATATGCTCAGGAACCCCCTCAGAATCAAAAGAGAATTCGTACCGTCCCCGGGGAGTATCCGGAAGAAGCTCTTTACATTGGGATGCATGCAAGTGCCAGGAATACGAAGGAATTTTACGCATTGGATTTTTTGACAGATATCCTTTCTGAGGGAAGGTCCTCTTTGTTATACAGCAAGCTCAGAAAGGAAAAAATGTTGTTCTCCAATATTGATTGTTATTTGAGTTCCACCACGGATCCCGGAATTATTTTGTTGGAAGGAAAGCTTCGGAACGGTGTCAAAGTAAGTGACGGAGAAGCCGCTTTCTGGGAAATAATAGAACAACTAAAAAGCCATGAACTCAGTGATCATGACTGGCAGAAATACATGAACAAAAACGAAAGTGCTTATCTGTTTTCTCAGGTGGGAGTAGTTAATCAGGCATTGAATTATTCCTATGCAGAATGGCTGGGAGACATTAATCTCGTCCTCAATGAACTGGAGCATTACCGCTCCCTGACCAAAGAAGATTTACAAGCAGCCTTGCTTAAATATTTTAATGCAGATCAAGCGAATTATCTTTATTTGACCAACAGTCAATAG
- the fumC gene encoding class II fumarate hydratase produces the protein MSFRTEKDTMGLVQVPSHVYWGAQTQRSIDNFKIARETNKMPIEIIQAFAYLKKAAAITNFEAGVLPQSTLNLISAVCDEILEGRLDDQFPLVVWQTGSGTQSNMNVNEVIAYRAHVMNGGALIDEKKSVHPNDDVNKSQSSNDTFPTAMHIAAYKMLVDCTLPGIKKLRDTLQEKSKAFWQVVKIGRTHLMDATPLTLGQELSGYVAQLTHGIRAIENTMPHLAELALGGTAVGTGINTPPGYSENVAKHIAALTGLPFVTAPNKFEALAAHDAIVEAHGALKTVACSMMKIANDIRLLASGPRCGIGEIYIPDNEPGSSIMPGKVNPTQCEAMTMVAAQVLGNDVAINVGGATGHFELNVFKPMMIYNFLHSARLIGEVCISFNDKCAIGIEPLYDNIKSNLDNSLMLVTALNTKIGYYKAAEIAQTAHKTGKTLKQTALDLGYLSAEDFDNWVKPEEMVGTL, from the coding sequence ATGTCTTTCAGAACAGAAAAAGATACGATGGGTTTGGTACAAGTGCCATCCCATGTTTATTGGGGTGCGCAGACTCAACGCTCCATTGACAATTTTAAAATTGCCAGGGAAACCAATAAAATGCCGATCGAAATCATCCAGGCATTTGCTTACTTGAAAAAGGCAGCTGCCATTACCAATTTTGAAGCAGGGGTTTTACCTCAATCTACCTTAAACCTCATTTCAGCAGTTTGCGATGAAATTCTGGAGGGAAGGTTGGATGATCAGTTTCCGCTGGTCGTCTGGCAAACCGGTTCAGGAACTCAATCCAACATGAATGTGAATGAAGTGATTGCTTATCGTGCGCATGTGATGAATGGCGGAGCATTGATAGATGAAAAAAAATCTGTCCATCCCAATGACGATGTAAACAAGTCTCAATCTTCCAATGATACTTTTCCTACGGCAATGCACATTGCAGCCTACAAAATGTTGGTAGATTGTACTTTGCCCGGAATTAAGAAATTGCGCGACACGCTGCAGGAAAAATCCAAGGCATTTTGGCAGGTTGTAAAAATTGGCCGGACACATCTCATGGACGCTACCCCTTTGACTTTAGGTCAGGAGTTATCCGGATATGTTGCACAATTGACACATGGCATTCGCGCCATTGAAAATACCATGCCTCATCTGGCAGAATTGGCGTTGGGTGGAACGGCTGTTGGTACTGGAATCAATACCCCTCCGGGTTACTCCGAAAATGTGGCCAAGCACATTGCTGCCCTTACCGGATTGCCCTTTGTCACGGCACCGAATAAATTTGAGGCGCTTGCTGCACACGATGCCATTGTAGAAGCACATGGTGCTTTAAAAACAGTAGCCTGCAGCATGATGAAAATTGCCAACGACATCAGACTGCTGGCATCAGGTCCAAGGTGTGGCATTGGAGAAATTTACATACCGGACAATGAGCCCGGTTCTTCCATCATGCCCGGCAAAGTAAATCCAACACAATGCGAAGCCATGACCATGGTCGCTGCGCAAGTGTTGGGAAATGATGTAGCCATCAATGTAGGTGGTGCTACCGGACATTTTGAACTAAACGTGTTCAAACCAATGATGATTTATAATTTTCTGCACAGTGCCCGCTTAATTGGAGAGGTGTGTATTTCGTTCAACGATAAATGTGCAATTGGCATTGAGCCTTTGTATGACAATATCAAATCAAATCTGGACAATTCGCTGATGTTGGTGACGGCCCTGAATACTAAAATTGGCTATTATAAAGCTGCAGAAATTGCGCAGACTGCACACAAGACCGGAAAGACTTTAAAACAAACTGCCCTCGATCTTGGATATTTGAGTGCAGAGGATTTTGACAATTGGGTTAAACCCGAAGAAATGGTAGGTACGCTTTGA
- a CDS encoding T9SS type A sorting domain-containing protein, with amino-acid sequence MSDSNSNQKTILTMYHLIVNKVSFFTCLLLLTTFNAESQSWVERKSLPAGVLARNHPVTFTLDGKGYVATGNTVNNSDVFKDVWRFDPQSNEWEELSAFPGEARGYSYGVAYEGKGYLGFGLARSGHLKDLWEFDPSTEKWTSLPSCPCVARTHPALVAHQGKLYVGAGGSQMGDLKDWWAYDLKSQTWSQKDSFPGFKRHHPFFFEIGDYIYVGFGHSGPFIFKDMFRYDPKLDKWQEVASLPSQGRVAGTQFTHKGKGYLLSGQGEDHQNLKTGEFWAYTPENDSWSQLPPHPGSGRWAPGSFLIGSSIYLTSGTPDAGDVKDLWSFDLDLLAGIKPLDLPAFEVYPNPANDFISLEMEDLGMFDVQILNVFGQKVLNPINTEPKIDVRHLAEGVYFLQLTKNGIARSTKFVIQR; translated from the coding sequence ATGTCTGATTCAAACTCAAACCAAAAAACAATATTGACTATGTACCATTTGATTGTGAATAAAGTATCTTTTTTTACCTGCCTTCTTCTGTTGACGACTTTCAATGCGGAATCCCAATCCTGGGTAGAGCGAAAATCCTTGCCTGCCGGAGTTCTAGCCCGGAATCATCCGGTGACTTTTACACTGGATGGGAAAGGTTATGTAGCTACAGGAAATACGGTCAACAACTCAGACGTATTCAAAGATGTGTGGAGGTTTGATCCGCAATCCAATGAATGGGAGGAATTGTCCGCTTTTCCGGGAGAAGCACGCGGCTATTCTTACGGAGTTGCCTATGAAGGCAAAGGCTACCTCGGTTTTGGTTTGGCCAGATCCGGTCACCTGAAGGATTTATGGGAATTTGACCCCTCCACAGAAAAATGGACTTCATTGCCTTCTTGTCCTTGTGTTGCAAGAACTCATCCCGCATTGGTGGCGCATCAGGGCAAATTATATGTAGGAGCAGGAGGAAGCCAAATGGGAGATCTTAAAGATTGGTGGGCCTATGATCTGAAATCACAAACCTGGAGCCAGAAGGACAGTTTTCCTGGATTTAAGAGGCATCATCCATTTTTCTTTGAAATCGGAGATTACATTTACGTCGGTTTCGGACACAGTGGTCCATTTATTTTCAAGGACATGTTTCGTTATGACCCAAAACTGGATAAATGGCAAGAAGTGGCTTCCTTGCCTTCTCAGGGTAGGGTGGCAGGTACGCAATTCACCCACAAGGGAAAAGGATATTTGCTCAGTGGGCAGGGAGAAGACCATCAAAACCTTAAGACCGGTGAGTTTTGGGCTTATACGCCTGAGAATGATAGTTGGAGTCAATTACCACCGCATCCCGGAAGTGGAAGATGGGCACCGGGTTCTTTTTTAATAGGAAGTAGTATTTACTTGACCAGCGGCACCCCTGATGCTGGTGATGTAAAAGATTTATGGTCGTTTGACTTAGACTTATTGGCAGGAATCAAGCCTCTAGATTTACCCGCTTTCGAAGTATATCCGAATCCGGCAAATGATTTTATCAGTTTAGAAATGGAGGACCTTGGAATGTTTGATGTCCAGATTCTGAACGTTTTTGGACAAAAAGTTTTGAATCCGATCAACACAGAACCCAAAATAGATGTCAGGCATCTTGCCGAGGGGGTGTATTTTCTTCAGTTAACTAAAAACGGGATTGCGAGGAGTACCAAATTTGTAATCCAGAGATAG
- a CDS encoding methylmalonyl-CoA mutase family protein has translation MIQASIAYQAKYKIRILTAASLFDGHDAAINIMRRIMQSSGAEIIHLGHNRSALEIVDAAIQEDVQGIAITSYQGGHNEFFKYIHDLLKEKGCGHIKLFGGGGGTILPSEIEDLHAYGINRIYSPDDGRHMGLQGMINDLLAQCDFATGSSINGEVKALENRDFRAIARLISAVENFPEDANTLISSLGKPKSIAQAPILGITGTGGAGKSSLVDELIRRFVLDFPEKTIAILSVDPSKRKTGGALLGDRIRMNAIHPEFHGGKVYMRSLATRQSNLALSPHIKNALQILKIAGFDLIILETSGIGQSDTEIVDFSNVSLYVMTPEYGAATQLEKIDMLDFADMVAINKFDKRGAQDALRDVRKQYQRNKQWWDKSPDEMPVFGTIASQFNDPGTNHLYKSLISLIKEKTGTDLVSTLDIPTGESEKIYIIPPGRTRYLSEISENNRKYDEWVNMQSSLAHQWQSLEETVKLLQEDESIQGKLNTKIESVKINIDGHVRLLLENWEDKKKAYAADEYVYKVRDKEVKVQTKTVSLSHTKIPKVVLPKYHSWEDILRWSLQENVPGEFPYTAGVFPFKRKEEDPTRMFAGEGGPERTNRRFHYVSLDMPANRLSTAFDSVTLYGEDPDYRPDIYGKVGNSGVSICSLDDAKKLYSGFDLCDPRTSVSMTINGPAATICAFFMNVAIDQQCELYIKAHQMQDLVEAAFKRKYDDKQLPRPQYIGELPPGNNGLGLMLLGLTGDEVLPPDIYHQLKAKALKSVRGTVQADILKEDQAQNTCIFSTEFSLKLMGDVQEYFIRHAVRNFYSVSISGYHIAEAGANPISQLAFTLSNGFTFVEYYLSRGMNIDDFAPNLSFFFSNGVDPEYAVIGRVARRIWAKAMKHKYKANERSQMLKYHIQTSGRSLHAQEISFNDIRTTLQALYAIYDNCNSLHTNAYDEAITTPTEESVRRAMAIQLIINNELGLAKNENPLQGSFIIEELTDLVEEAVLSEFDRISERGGVLGAMETMYQRSKIQEESLYYETLKHTGEYPLIGVNTFLSKDGSPTILPKEVIRATEEEKIDQIKSLDNLKKVNEEISAAALRNLQMAAVHHDNIFNHLMEAVKSCSLGQITTALYAVGGKYRRNM, from the coding sequence ATGATTCAGGCTTCCATCGCCTACCAGGCCAAATATAAAATCCGCATCCTTACCGCAGCTTCGCTTTTTGACGGTCATGACGCGGCCATCAACATCATGCGCAGGATTATGCAAAGCAGTGGTGCTGAAATCATTCACCTGGGTCATAACAGGTCTGCCCTGGAGATTGTGGATGCTGCGATTCAGGAAGATGTGCAGGGTATAGCGATTACCTCCTATCAGGGTGGTCACAATGAATTCTTTAAATACATTCATGATTTATTGAAGGAAAAAGGTTGCGGTCACATCAAACTCTTTGGAGGAGGAGGCGGAACCATCCTGCCATCAGAAATTGAAGACCTTCATGCTTATGGGATCAATCGGATTTACAGTCCTGATGATGGCCGTCATATGGGACTCCAGGGAATGATCAATGACCTTTTGGCCCAATGTGATTTTGCGACCGGAAGTTCGATTAATGGTGAAGTAAAAGCGTTGGAGAATAGAGATTTCAGAGCAATAGCCCGATTGATCTCAGCAGTTGAAAATTTTCCAGAAGATGCGAATACACTTATCAGCAGTTTGGGAAAACCGAAATCAATTGCACAAGCGCCCATTCTTGGTATCACCGGAACAGGAGGTGCCGGAAAATCAAGTCTGGTAGATGAACTCATCAGAAGATTTGTATTGGACTTTCCGGAAAAAACCATTGCCATACTGTCTGTGGATCCGTCGAAGCGCAAAACCGGTGGGGCTCTTTTAGGTGACCGCATACGCATGAATGCCATCCACCCAGAGTTTCATGGAGGTAAAGTGTATATGCGTTCTCTGGCAACAAGGCAAAGTAATCTTGCTCTTTCTCCACACATCAAAAATGCCTTACAAATACTCAAGATAGCCGGATTTGACCTCATCATACTTGAGACCTCCGGCATTGGTCAAAGTGATACAGAAATTGTGGACTTCAGTAATGTGTCCCTGTATGTGATGACACCTGAATATGGTGCAGCAACCCAATTGGAGAAAATTGATATGTTGGATTTTGCAGACATGGTGGCCATCAATAAATTTGATAAAAGAGGAGCTCAGGATGCTTTGCGTGACGTCCGCAAGCAATATCAACGGAACAAACAGTGGTGGGATAAATCACCGGATGAGATGCCGGTTTTTGGAACGATTGCATCACAATTCAATGACCCCGGAACCAACCATCTGTACAAATCATTGATTTCACTGATCAAAGAAAAAACCGGAACAGACTTGGTATCAACCCTTGACATCCCAACCGGAGAATCAGAGAAAATTTACATCATCCCACCCGGCAGAACCAGATACTTATCTGAAATTTCTGAAAACAATCGAAAATACGATGAATGGGTTAATATGCAATCTTCATTGGCCCATCAATGGCAATCACTTGAAGAAACGGTTAAATTGTTACAAGAAGATGAATCCATTCAAGGCAAACTTAACACCAAAATTGAATCCGTTAAAATAAATATTGATGGTCATGTAAGACTGCTGTTGGAAAATTGGGAAGACAAAAAGAAAGCCTATGCCGCGGACGAATATGTGTACAAAGTCCGGGATAAGGAGGTAAAAGTGCAAACTAAAACAGTATCACTTTCTCATACTAAGATTCCAAAAGTAGTGTTGCCTAAATATCATTCCTGGGAAGACATCTTGAGGTGGTCACTGCAGGAAAATGTGCCCGGAGAATTTCCTTACACAGCCGGCGTATTTCCATTCAAACGAAAAGAAGAAGATCCTACCAGAATGTTCGCCGGAGAAGGTGGCCCGGAACGTACTAACAGAAGATTTCATTATGTAAGCCTGGACATGCCGGCCAACAGGCTAAGCACCGCATTTGACTCCGTAACTCTATATGGAGAGGATCCAGATTATCGTCCGGACATTTATGGTAAAGTTGGAAACAGCGGAGTCAGTATATGCTCCCTGGACGATGCCAAAAAACTGTACAGCGGATTTGACCTGTGTGATCCAAGGACGTCGGTGAGTATGACCATCAACGGTCCTGCTGCAACCATCTGTGCTTTTTTTATGAATGTTGCCATTGACCAGCAATGTGAACTCTACATCAAGGCCCATCAAATGCAAGATCTTGTAGAGGCTGCTTTCAAAAGAAAATATGATGATAAGCAGCTTCCAAGACCTCAATACATTGGTGAACTCCCTCCGGGAAATAACGGTCTTGGTTTGATGTTATTAGGCCTTACAGGAGACGAAGTGTTGCCTCCGGATATATACCATCAGTTAAAAGCAAAAGCGCTTAAATCAGTTCGCGGAACTGTGCAGGCAGATATTCTTAAAGAAGATCAGGCGCAAAACACTTGTATTTTCTCGACTGAATTTTCCTTAAAACTAATGGGAGATGTTCAGGAGTATTTTATTCGCCATGCAGTACGCAATTTTTATTCTGTCTCCATCAGCGGATATCACATTGCTGAAGCAGGTGCAAATCCAATTTCACAATTAGCATTCACCCTTTCCAATGGATTCACTTTTGTGGAATACTACTTGTCTAGAGGAATGAACATTGATGACTTTGCGCCAAACCTCTCCTTCTTTTTTTCCAACGGCGTAGATCCTGAATATGCAGTGATCGGCAGAGTGGCGCGAAGAATATGGGCCAAAGCGATGAAGCATAAATACAAAGCAAATGAAAGATCGCAAATGCTCAAATATCATATTCAAACTTCAGGAAGATCTCTGCATGCACAAGAAATAAGTTTTAATGACATCCGCACTACCCTACAGGCTTTGTATGCGATTTACGACAATTGCAATTCTTTGCATACCAATGCATACGACGAAGCAATAACAACGCCAACCGAAGAATCTGTGCGAAGGGCCATGGCGATTCAGTTGATCATTAACAACGAACTAGGACTGGCGAAAAATGAAAATCCGCTTCAGGGATCTTTTATTATTGAAGAACTGACTGATTTGGTGGAAGAGGCGGTGTTATCAGAATTTGATAGGATTTCAGAACGGGGAGGTGTATTGGGGGCGATGGAAACCATGTATCAGAGAAGTAAGATTCAGGAAGAGAGTTTATATTATGAAACCTTGAAACATACCGGAGAGTATCCGTTGATTGGCGTCAATACATTTTTGTCTAAAGACGGATCTCCAACTATTTTACCTAAAGAAGTGATCCGTGCAACTGAAGAAGAAAAAATAGATCAGATCAAGTCTCTTGATAATCTTAAAAAAGTGAATGAAGAAATCTCTGCTGCTGCGTTGCGCAATCTTCAAATGGCCGCTGTTCATCACGACAACATTTTCAATCACCTGATGGAAGCAGTAAAGAGTTGTTCGCTTGGTCAAATCACCACTGCCCTTTACGCCGTCGGCGGAAAATATCGACGAAATATGTGA
- a CDS encoding DMT family transporter, which translates to MSEKKPDLFAWSLLIILTIIWGFSYYFIKHSLVSFNPTQVASLRMFFSAIALSPFLLKAIRIIPLKYFGTIFFVGLIGSFLPAFLYPFAQQKISSSLAGIVNAFTPICTFAIGVMFYGIKNDRIKLTGTVLALIGAFCLILLKPNAELKADGFYLLVAFTVPFLYGLNGNIIKTKLGDFPGLQMTAIMYVSLMVLCIPIAYLSGAFHQIPVAISQGNAFYHLLALSVLGSAVAMALFNVLIQKVHVLFAASVTYLMPLVSLVVGWMDGESIAWNDLLGFSFILLGVMIMNGIIRRAVKTD; encoded by the coding sequence ATGTCAGAGAAAAAGCCGGACCTTTTTGCGTGGTCGTTGTTAATCATACTTACCATCATTTGGGGATTCAGTTATTATTTTATCAAACACAGTTTGGTGTCTTTTAATCCAACTCAGGTGGCCAGCCTTCGAATGTTTTTTTCTGCTATTGCGTTGAGCCCGTTTTTATTGAAAGCCATACGGATTATTCCTCTAAAATATTTTGGTACTATTTTTTTTGTAGGACTTATAGGATCCTTTTTACCTGCTTTTCTGTACCCTTTTGCACAGCAAAAAATTTCCAGTTCGCTCGCAGGTATTGTGAATGCATTCACCCCTATTTGCACTTTTGCCATTGGCGTAATGTTCTATGGCATTAAAAACGATCGCATCAAACTTACCGGAACAGTTCTGGCATTGATAGGAGCTTTTTGTTTGATATTGTTAAAACCCAATGCCGAATTAAAAGCAGATGGCTTTTATTTATTGGTGGCATTTACGGTTCCTTTTTTATATGGGTTAAACGGGAACATCATCAAGACAAAGTTGGGAGATTTTCCGGGTCTGCAAATGACAGCGATCATGTATGTCTCCTTAATGGTACTTTGTATTCCCATAGCATATTTGAGTGGAGCATTTCATCAAATTCCAGTAGCCATTTCACAAGGAAATGCATTTTATCATTTATTGGCTTTAAGTGTTTTGGGAAGTGCGGTGGCCATGGCCCTCTTTAATGTGCTTATCCAAAAGGTGCATGTTTTGTTTGCAGCCAGTGTGACTTATCTGATGCCATTGGTTTCATTGGTGGTCGGATGGATGGATGGCGAGAGTATCGCATGGAATGACCTGCTAGGATTTAGCTTTATCTTGCTAGGGGTGATGATTATGAATGGAATAATAAGGCGAGCAGTTAAAACTGATTGA